A DNA window from Maribellus comscasis contains the following coding sequences:
- a CDS encoding RagB/SusD family nutrient uptake outer membrane protein: MKKLNHILLIFFITLTLVGCIDLEEDPKGLMAPEGFFETASDVEAAVYGAYAEWVTVQVEKYYFLGLMLRSDMVDIGDRNTDGNRIALNEFSMDAKNSLVAASWERLYQSISAANTAIQGARSIEDEAAVKNELEAKARFIRAFTYFHLVRAFGDVPYLDSPIESAEAFDAVERTPSDEIYQYIIDDLLFAKEYLPVKNSPDVRNIGTKGSAATALAEVYLTLERYSEAATEARYVIDNAAVFDYNLATNYQDLFNAEVIASLKEPIFTYELKNTLNDGNYNQADGMINLTRIRDLAPRSLSVAVPSLKVYQSWDDRDYRKKVCFEDTVVYNGVVTALVDAAVRVPRPHIAKYFRYPGPQEAGDDRSSDHHYCMYRYADVLLFAAEAIAESEGATPEAIGYINQIRARARYNGSTTTDFPADVPTTAISTDDFIQLVREERRLEFAFEFKRWYDIKRWGIINEAFLSTESMEPHNVDLNRDYLFPIPQTEIDVTDFIQNPGY, encoded by the coding sequence AGTTTACGGTGCTTATGCTGAATGGGTAACTGTTCAGGTTGAAAAATACTACTTCTTGGGGTTAATGCTTCGCAGCGACATGGTAGATATCGGAGACAGAAATACAGATGGTAACAGAATTGCACTGAATGAATTTAGCATGGACGCAAAAAACAGTTTAGTAGCAGCCAGCTGGGAGCGTTTGTATCAATCTATTTCGGCAGCAAACACAGCAATACAAGGGGCCAGAAGCATAGAAGATGAGGCTGCTGTAAAAAATGAGTTAGAGGCTAAAGCCAGATTCATTAGAGCTTTTACCTATTTTCATCTCGTCAGAGCATTTGGAGATGTTCCTTATCTGGATTCTCCCATTGAAAGCGCAGAAGCTTTTGACGCTGTTGAACGCACACCTTCGGATGAGATATACCAGTATATTATAGATGACCTTTTGTTTGCCAAGGAGTATCTTCCTGTAAAAAATTCACCTGATGTTAGAAATATTGGTACCAAGGGAAGTGCTGCTACCGCATTAGCTGAGGTTTACCTTACATTAGAAAGATATTCGGAAGCTGCAACCGAGGCAAGATATGTTATTGATAATGCTGCTGTATTCGATTATAACCTTGCGACGAATTACCAGGACTTATTTAATGCAGAAGTAATAGCTTCACTAAAGGAGCCTATTTTTACCTATGAATTAAAAAATACATTGAACGATGGTAATTATAACCAGGCTGATGGGATGATTAATCTGACAAGAATTAGGGATTTGGCGCCCAGAAGTTTATCAGTAGCAGTTCCATCGTTAAAAGTTTATCAGTCGTGGGATGACAGGGATTACCGCAAAAAAGTATGTTTTGAGGATACTGTTGTTTACAACGGAGTAGTAACCGCTTTGGTGGACGCTGCGGTTAGGGTGCCTCGCCCGCATATTGCGAAATATTTCCGATATCCGGGACCACAGGAAGCGGGCGACGACCGCTCAAGCGACCATCATTACTGCATGTATCGTTATGCTGATGTATTACTTTTTGCTGCCGAAGCAATTGCAGAGTCAGAAGGAGCCACCCCTGAAGCAATTGGATACATTAATCAGATTAGAGCAAGAGCACGTTACAACGGAAGCACAACAACTGATTTTCCGGCAGATGTACCAACAACAGCTATAAGCACCGATGATTTCATTCAGCTTGTAAGAGAAGAAAGAAGACTGGAGTTTGCTTTTGAGTTCAAAAGGTGGTACGACATTAAACGTTGGGGAATAATAAATGAAGCTTTTTTATCCACCGAATCAATGGAACCGCATAACGTTGATTTGAACAGAGATTATTTGTTCCCGATTCCTCAGACAGAAATCGACGTAACAGATTTTATCCAAAACCCCGGATATTAA
- a CDS encoding sulfatase produces the protein MMIRNALKYVFVCFGLLFSMEISAQEKPNVLFIAIDDLNDWSGCQQNFPNVQTPNIDRLASSGILFNNAHCQAPLCGPSRASIMTGLLPSTTGIYAMIDDDKIKECNETTNEVIFLPDYFEQFGYKTMGIGKLFHLGDKAKCFQEYGGVYEMFGPKPQKRFKYDPAWFGKPSGTSTDWGAYPVYDSLMPDDKYANWAIERLKQKHDQPFFLAVGFIRPHVPWYVPQKWFDLFSVDQMKTPPFDPDDMNDISEFAKQVMDVPPMPTTEWAIENNYWQEIVQAYLACMAFTDYQVGRVLDALENSEYKNNTIIVLWSDHGYHLGEKNRFAKHSLWRRATHVPLIFAGPGIKVSQKSEIPAGLIDIYPTLAGLCKLPPNPKNEGVDLFSILHDPVKAAQKCVITTYGFKNHSVYWDDWHYIHYKDGSEELYNLKNDSNEWENIASKDEYSEIKLKMKQKLPEVNLSNVPQSSYNINEYFRENLNDL, from the coding sequence ATGATGATACGTAATGCTCTCAAATATGTATTTGTCTGTTTTGGCCTGCTCTTTTCAATGGAAATATCTGCTCAGGAGAAACCCAATGTATTGTTTATCGCCATTGATGATTTAAACGATTGGTCAGGGTGCCAGCAAAATTTTCCCAATGTTCAAACCCCAAATATTGATCGTTTGGCGTCCAGTGGAATTTTGTTTAATAATGCCCATTGCCAGGCTCCTTTGTGTGGCCCGTCTAGAGCATCAATAATGACAGGACTTCTTCCAAGTACAACCGGTATTTATGCCATGATTGATGACGACAAAATAAAAGAGTGTAATGAAACGACAAATGAAGTAATATTTTTACCTGATTACTTTGAGCAATTTGGGTATAAAACGATGGGAATAGGGAAACTTTTTCATTTAGGAGATAAAGCAAAATGTTTCCAGGAATATGGTGGGGTGTATGAAATGTTTGGGCCAAAGCCCCAAAAGAGGTTTAAATATGATCCGGCATGGTTTGGTAAACCATCAGGAACATCAACAGATTGGGGGGCGTATCCGGTTTATGATTCATTAATGCCTGATGATAAGTATGCAAACTGGGCCATCGAACGGTTAAAACAAAAACATGACCAACCCTTTTTTCTTGCCGTTGGTTTTATTCGTCCGCATGTTCCCTGGTATGTTCCGCAAAAATGGTTTGATCTGTTTTCTGTTGACCAAATGAAAACACCTCCTTTCGATCCGGATGATATGAATGATATATCTGAATTTGCAAAACAGGTGATGGACGTTCCTCCGATGCCAACAACAGAATGGGCCATTGAAAATAATTATTGGCAAGAGATTGTCCAGGCTTATCTGGCTTGTATGGCTTTTACTGATTACCAGGTAGGACGTGTTCTGGATGCATTGGAGAACAGTGAATATAAAAACAATACGATTATTGTTTTGTGGTCAGATCATGGATATCATTTAGGAGAAAAAAATCGGTTCGCCAAACATTCATTATGGCGGAGGGCAACACACGTTCCGCTTATATTTGCCGGGCCTGGAATCAAAGTCAGTCAAAAATCAGAAATACCTGCCGGGCTAATTGATATTTATCCCACTTTGGCCGGTTTATGTAAATTGCCACCCAATCCTAAAAACGAAGGCGTTGATTTGTTTTCAATTCTTCACGACCCGGTAAAGGCAGCACAAAAATGTGTTATAACGACTTATGGTTTTAAAAACCATTCTGTTTATTGGGATGATTGGCACTATATTCATTATAAAGACGGAAGTGAGGAATTATATAATTTAAAGAATGATTCAAACGAGTGGGAAAATATAGCGTCTAAGGATGAATATTCTGAAATTAAATTGAAAATGAAACAAAAATTACCTGAAGTTAATTTATCTAATGTGCCACAAAGTTCTTATAACATCAACGAATATTTCAGAGAAAATTTGAATGATTTATAA
- a CDS encoding glycoside hydrolase family 10 protein has protein sequence MRYLLFLVTFFLVYTIEAQVYSPKFEFRAVWVATVNNIDWPSKSGLSTEQQKKEITDILNLHQDLGMNAIILQVRPAADAFYPSNLEPWSRYLSGIPGQAPEPFYDPLKFWIDQCHKRGMELHAWLNPYRVAQKADEPLAGNHIAFEHPEWILKYGNKLYFDPGLPQTREFVTSVVKDIVLRYDVDAIHFDDYFYPYPLAEEFPDTTSFKTYNRGFFPENKADWRRENVDIIIEMLNDTIKAVKPWVKFGISPFGVWRNKADDPLGSDTKAGATNYDHLYANIIKWQEKGWIDYCLPQLYWQIGHPLVDFELLANWWKNHAYKRAMYIGHGVYKSDPASTIKEWAMAEELPKQIQTLRKIRGIGGSAFYSSKHFLRDLMGFQDSLKNHLYKTTALVPPMPWLDSIPPQPVVKIKKRGKKIKWEVCDAEDEMNTPARVLIYINEKGTNLDIDDPNSFISILKGDEYQFERLNRKKKKYEVRISLLDRLNNESERSKPVVLKL, from the coding sequence ATGCGATATTTGCTGTTTCTTGTCACTTTCTTTCTGGTTTATACTATCGAGGCCCAGGTTTACTCTCCCAAATTTGAATTCCGGGCTGTTTGGGTCGCTACAGTAAATAATATTGACTGGCCGTCAAAATCAGGACTTTCAACAGAACAGCAAAAAAAGGAAATTACCGATATTTTAAATCTGCATCAGGATTTAGGAATGAACGCCATAATACTGCAAGTCCGCCCGGCAGCAGATGCATTTTATCCTTCAAATCTGGAACCCTGGTCGCGTTACCTTTCAGGAATACCCGGGCAAGCACCCGAGCCTTTTTATGATCCTTTAAAATTCTGGATCGACCAATGCCATAAACGAGGAATGGAACTCCACGCCTGGTTAAATCCATACCGGGTTGCACAAAAAGCAGATGAACCGCTGGCAGGAAACCACATCGCATTTGAACATCCGGAGTGGATTTTAAAATACGGCAATAAACTCTATTTTGATCCCGGATTGCCACAAACACGCGAGTTTGTAACTTCGGTTGTAAAAGACATCGTTTTACGCTACGATGTGGATGCCATTCATTTTGACGACTATTTTTATCCTTACCCGCTTGCGGAAGAATTTCCTGATACTACTTCATTTAAAACATACAATCGAGGTTTCTTTCCGGAAAACAAGGCCGACTGGCGACGCGAAAACGTGGACATTATTATCGAAATGCTCAACGACACCATTAAAGCTGTTAAACCGTGGGTGAAATTCGGAATCAGCCCTTTTGGTGTATGGCGTAACAAAGCAGATGATCCGCTTGGTTCAGACACCAAAGCAGGTGCAACCAATTACGACCATTTGTATGCCAACATTATTAAATGGCAGGAAAAAGGTTGGATCGACTATTGCCTGCCACAGTTGTACTGGCAAATTGGTCACCCCCTGGTGGATTTTGAATTGCTTGCCAACTGGTGGAAAAACCATGCATACAAGCGGGCGATGTACATTGGCCATGGTGTTTACAAAAGCGACCCGGCATCAACAATAAAGGAGTGGGCCATGGCCGAGGAACTGCCCAAACAGATACAAACACTTCGGAAAATCAGGGGAATTGGAGGTTCCGCATTTTACAGCAGCAAGCATTTCTTGCGCGATTTAATGGGATTCCAAGACAGCTTAAAAAACCACTTATACAAAACTACGGCGCTTGTACCACCCATGCCGTGGCTCGACAGTATTCCCCCACAACCGGTTGTAAAAATCAAAAAAAGAGGCAAAAAAATAAAATGGGAAGTTTGTGATGCCGAAGACGAAATGAACACTCCTGCAAGAGTTCTGATTTATATCAATGAAAAAGGAACAAACCTGGATATAGATGATCCCAACTCTTTTATTTCAATTTTGAAGGGAGACGAATATCAATTTGAACGCCTTAACCGGAAAAAGAAAAAATACGAAGTTCGTATTTCATTACTCGACCGTTTAAATAACGAAAGCGAACGAAGTAAACCGGTTGTACTAAAATTATAG
- a CDS encoding ATPase has protein sequence MILIADSGSTKTKWCFISDKNKAEFLLTNGINPYFRTTEDIVEELKLELIPNLSGRVRSIHFYGAGIVNTEIAKVVEDALKVLFPGATIETNSDLFAAARATLQNKKGIACILGTGSNSCLYDGEKIVEHVPPLGFILGDEGGGVVLGRKILSDFLKGLMPETLVEKFRQSHPFQYADYLQKVYKEERPNKFLASFVPFIHENIQNDYCKKLVEKSFEEFLIRNVFQYSGCQIHPVCFVGSVAFYFEDVLRAVLLENKLNSGIVLQEPLKGLIKFHTKN, from the coding sequence ATGATTTTAATTGCAGACAGCGGATCTACTAAGACGAAATGGTGTTTTATTTCTGATAAAAATAAAGCAGAATTTTTGTTAACCAACGGGATAAATCCTTATTTCAGGACGACAGAGGATATTGTAGAAGAATTAAAACTGGAACTTATTCCGAATCTCTCCGGGCGGGTAAGAAGCATTCATTTTTACGGAGCAGGAATAGTAAACACGGAGATTGCTAAAGTCGTTGAAGACGCGTTGAAAGTATTGTTCCCCGGAGCAACAATTGAAACCAACAGCGATTTGTTTGCTGCTGCACGGGCTACGCTTCAAAACAAAAAAGGTATTGCCTGTATTTTAGGAACCGGTTCAAATTCGTGTTTATACGACGGAGAAAAAATCGTTGAGCACGTTCCTCCTCTTGGTTTTATATTAGGGGATGAAGGCGGAGGAGTTGTTTTGGGCAGGAAGATTCTGTCCGATTTTTTAAAAGGTTTGATGCCCGAAACTTTGGTGGAAAAATTTCGTCAGAGTCATCCTTTTCAATACGCAGATTATCTTCAAAAGGTATACAAAGAAGAACGCCCCAATAAATTTCTGGCTTCGTTTGTTCCTTTCATCCACGAGAATATTCAAAATGATTACTGTAAAAAATTAGTGGAAAAGTCATTCGAAGAGTTTTTGATTCGGAATGTTTTTCAATATTCAGGCTGTCAGATACATCCCGTTTGTTTTGTTGGTTCTGTTGCGTTTTATTTTGAAGATGTTCTGAGGGCTGTTTTGCTGGAAAATAAGCTTAATTCCGGAATTGTTTTGCAGGAGCCGTTGAAAGGATTAATAAAATTTCATACAAAAAATTAA
- a CDS encoding N-acetylmuramic acid 6-phosphate etherase has translation MVNITESSSNYDNLEKMSIRELLEGIHSEDKKVLPAVGKVIPQIERLVAEVVPRVKKGGRLFYVGAGTSGRLGILDASEIPPTYGVGYGLVVGLIAGGDQAIRKAVESAEDDENLSWKILKEYKINELDTVVGIAASGGTPYVIGAVKKARENKILTACITSNKETVLAQNVDIPIEVIVGPEFVTGSTRMKSGTAQKLVLNMITTTLMIQLGKVKGNKMINMLLTNRKLIERGTKMIMDELGYAESKAKRLLLLHGSVQKVLDEFKAKEL, from the coding sequence ATGGTAAATATAACTGAGTCGAGCTCGAATTACGATAATCTGGAAAAAATGTCGATCCGTGAGCTTCTGGAAGGAATTCATTCTGAAGACAAAAAAGTTTTACCGGCAGTAGGGAAAGTTATTCCGCAAATTGAGAGATTGGTTGCGGAAGTTGTTCCCCGGGTAAAAAAAGGCGGGCGCTTGTTTTATGTTGGTGCCGGAACCAGCGGGAGGTTGGGAATTTTGGATGCTTCAGAAATTCCTCCAACATACGGCGTCGGTTATGGTTTGGTAGTGGGATTAATTGCGGGTGGAGACCAGGCTATCAGGAAAGCTGTTGAATCGGCGGAGGATGATGAGAATCTTTCCTGGAAGATATTAAAAGAGTATAAAATCAATGAATTGGATACGGTAGTTGGAATAGCAGCTTCGGGCGGAACTCCGTATGTAATTGGCGCTGTAAAAAAAGCACGCGAAAATAAGATCTTAACCGCATGTATAACAAGTAACAAAGAGACGGTTCTAGCCCAAAATGTAGATATACCGATTGAAGTTATTGTTGGCCCCGAGTTTGTTACCGGAAGTACCAGGATGAAATCAGGTACTGCACAAAAGCTGGTTTTGAATATGATAACCACAACGTTGATGATTCAACTGGGTAAAGTGAAAGGGAACAAGATGATTAACATGCTGTTAACAAACCGGAAACTGATTGAAAGAGGTACAAAAATGATTATGGATGAGCTTGGATATGCTGAATCAAAGGCGAAACGCTTGTTGCTTTTACATGGCTCGGTTCAAAAAGTACTCGATGAGTTTAAAGCAAAAGAGCTTTAA
- a CDS encoding dihydroorotase, with protein MKTLIKDATIVNEGLKFKGSVLIGEDKIEKIFSKLFPVDFDFRGVEVIEAEGLLLIPGVIDDQVHFREPGLTHKGEIATESRAAVAGGVTTYMEMPNTNPQSVTQEELQKKYDRAALVSPANFSFYMGATNDNLEEVLKTDPATVCGIKVFMGSSTGNMLVDDEKTLAEIFRNAPTLVATHCEDEATIQKNSEIARQRYGENVPISRHCHIRSDEACYISSSKAVNLASKFNTRLHVLHLSSAKEMELFTPGKVTEKSITAEVCVHHLWFDERDYITHGTRIKWNPSVKCESDKEALWEALLDDRLDVIATDHAPHTIEEKNNTYFKAPSGGPLVQHSLVAMLEMSKKGFIPVEKVIQKMCHAPADLFTIDRRGYIREGYFADLVLVDPNKSWVVAPENILYKCGWSPFEGTEFSHQVVKTFVNGRLTFKNGRITDNVFGSRVGFLR; from the coding sequence ATGAAGACACTGATTAAAGATGCGACGATTGTTAATGAAGGATTAAAGTTTAAGGGAAGTGTATTAATTGGTGAAGATAAGATTGAAAAGATTTTTTCGAAATTATTTCCTGTAGATTTTGATTTTAGAGGTGTTGAAGTTATTGAAGCCGAAGGTTTGCTCCTTATCCCCGGCGTTATCGATGATCAGGTGCATTTTCGTGAACCAGGACTAACCCACAAAGGCGAAATAGCAACGGAGAGCCGGGCTGCTGTAGCCGGTGGTGTTACAACATACATGGAAATGCCAAATACCAATCCGCAATCGGTTACACAGGAAGAACTCCAAAAGAAATACGACAGGGCGGCCTTGGTTTCTCCGGCTAATTTTTCGTTTTATATGGGAGCTACTAACGATAATCTGGAGGAGGTTCTGAAAACCGATCCTGCAACAGTTTGCGGTATTAAGGTTTTTATGGGCTCGTCTACCGGAAACATGCTGGTTGATGATGAAAAGACCTTAGCTGAAATTTTTAGGAATGCGCCAACCCTGGTGGCAACTCATTGCGAAGATGAGGCGACCATTCAAAAGAACAGTGAAATTGCACGCCAGCGATATGGTGAAAATGTACCAATTTCACGTCATTGCCATATACGCAGCGACGAAGCTTGTTATATTTCTTCATCAAAAGCAGTAAATTTAGCTTCAAAATTTAATACGCGTTTGCATGTTTTACATCTGTCCTCGGCAAAAGAGATGGAGCTTTTCACACCAGGAAAAGTAACCGAAAAAAGTATTACTGCGGAAGTTTGTGTGCATCATCTTTGGTTTGATGAAAGGGACTATATTACTCATGGCACAAGAATAAAGTGGAATCCATCTGTTAAGTGCGAGAGCGATAAAGAGGCTCTTTGGGAGGCGTTGCTTGATGACAGATTGGATGTAATTGCTACCGACCATGCTCCTCACACCATTGAGGAAAAGAATAATACATATTTTAAAGCTCCCTCTGGCGGACCTTTGGTTCAACATTCTTTAGTAGCCATGCTTGAAATGAGTAAGAAAGGTTTTATTCCCGTTGAAAAAGTCATTCAGAAAATGTGCCATGCCCCGGCGGATTTATTCACAATTGATCGGCGCGGCTATATTCGCGAAGGCTATTTTGCCGATTTGGTTTTGGTTGATCCAAATAAATCGTGGGTAGTTGCTCCTGAAAATATCCTGTATAAGTGCGGTTGGTCGCCTTTTGAAGGGACTGAATTTTCTCATCAGGTAGTAAAAACTTTTGTAAATGGCAGACTAACGTTTAAAAATGGCCGGATTACAGATAATGTGTTTGGCAGCAGAGTGGGATTTCTCCGGTAA